In Elaeis guineensis isolate ETL-2024a chromosome 1, EG11, whole genome shotgun sequence, a genomic segment contains:
- the LOC140852795 gene encoding myb family transcription factor RLI1-like, protein MDIQRINFHHRKDDSLNSSSFELPNPSCGNFSSQQAFNTGFPFQTSLLDCSPRHYAATSSDMSLPSERGSPQPGFVYPNRSAIAPNCVGSTPSAFYAAERLMGFPPLEHHFGTPPMLSKLPGIHLEASTNSPSESYIWVDTGKQSDFGPKSRDALESVTKFPLQENITSGFSDNTKRFPCGDHQEIELQSLLQSNQSNGYSTLDSRHSYSPRGIHDPCVGYNLSNASVGKPSFQSATRKQLAKTSVGLPATPTGTSSGTSVPNKTRIRWTPDLHERFVECVNRLGGAEKATPKGILNLMNSDGLTIYHVKSHLQKYRIAKHMPESSEGKFEKRASVNDMRQLDPKTGMQITEALQLQLDVQRCLHEQLEIQRNLQLRIEAQSRKLKQMFEQQLKANANLTESQNLEDLFPDEQPLSLDDDDNVQILNVEDGSQNTNFPSKIS, encoded by the exons ATGGACATCCAAAGGATCAACTTCCATCATCGCAAAGATGATTCATTAAACAGCTCTTCTTTTGAACTCCCAAACCCTTCTTGTGGAAATTTCAGTTCTCAGCAGGCATTCAATACGGGGTTTCCTTTCCAGACCTCATTACTCGATTGTAGTCCTCGACACTACGCTGCCACGTCCTCCGATATGTCCCTTCCCTCCGAGAGAGGCTCACCGCAGCCTGGCTTCGTGTATCCTAATCGTTCTGCTATTGCTCCTAATTGTGTTGGATCAACACCTTCTGCCTTTTATGCTGCTGAACGTTTAATGGGTTTTCCTCCATTGGAGCACCACTTTGGCACCCCTCCAATGCTGTCGAAATTGCCAGGGATTCACTTGGAAGCTTCAACCAATAGTCCTTCAGAATCATATATCTGGGTTGATACAGGGAAGCAGAGTGATTTTGGTCCCAAGTCCAGGGATGCATTAGAATCGGTCACGAAATTTCCTCTGCAAGAAAATATAACTTCTGGATTTTCTGATAATACAAAAAGATTCCCATGTGGAGATCATCAGGAGATTGAGCTTCAATCATTGCTGCAAAGCAATCAAAGCAATGGGTATTCCACTTTGGACTCAAGGCACTCATATTCACCTCGGGGGATTCATGATCCTTGT GTTGGATATAATCTATCAAATGCTTCGGTGGGAAAACCAAGTTTTCAGTCTGCAACCAGGAAACAACTAGCAAAAACTTCAGTGGGTCTCCCTGCTACTCCTACTGGTACTTCATCTGGAACATCTGTACCCAATAAAACACGGATTAGGTGGACCCCAGATCTCCATGAGCGGTTTGTCGAATGCGTTAATCGCCTTGGAGGCGCAGAGA AGGCAACTCCTAAGGGAATTCTGAATCTGATGAATTCAGATGGATTGACCATATACCATGTCAAGAGCCATCTGCAG AAATACAGGATTGCCAAGCACATGCCAGAGTCTTCCGAAG GCAAATTTGAGAAAAGAGCCTCTGTAAATGACATGCGACAGCTTGATCCAAAAAC TGGAATGCAGATCACGGAAGCATTGCAGCTTCAACTTGATGTTCAGAGGTGTCTTCACGAGCAGCTGGAG ATTCAACGAAATTTGCAATTGCGAATTGAAGCACAAAGCCGAAAGCTTAAGCAAATGTTTGAGCAGCAACTCAAAGCAAATGCAAACCTCACTGAGTCTCAAAACTTGGAGGACCTGTTTCCAGATGAGCAGCCATTATCtcttgatgatgatgataatgttCAGATActaaatgttgaagatggatctcAAAATACCAACTTTCCATCAAAAATTAGTTAG